A portion of the Eubacterium maltosivorans genome contains these proteins:
- a CDS encoding class II aldolase/adducin family protein gives MKYMEIRQAIIDACLWLQDTGMVIGTWGNVSVRLDDGTIMVTPSKIDYEDLTPADMVIVDMAGSKLEGEHSPTSEMHVHRLIYVNRPDVGAVVHCHPIYASAMCAADHGIPVIFEEMSQMIGGEIPITAEYVNAGQHVRLGEVTAEALGDKNAVLIRNHAPVCVGRDLKEALTCSLVTEKAAKCYLALKGGVEITTIPEDMVKAERHRFLYSYGHEQ, from the coding sequence GGCTCCAGGATACCGGCATGGTCATCGGTACCTGGGGAAATGTGAGTGTGCGCCTGGATGATGGCACGATCATGGTGACACCCAGCAAAATCGACTACGAGGACTTGACACCAGCGGACATGGTGATTGTGGATATGGCGGGCAGCAAGCTTGAGGGCGAACACAGCCCCACCTCTGAGATGCACGTACACCGGCTTATTTATGTCAACCGGCCCGACGTGGGCGCAGTGGTTCACTGCCACCCCATCTATGCCTCAGCCATGTGTGCGGCGGACCACGGTATTCCTGTCATTTTTGAGGAAATGAGCCAGATGATCGGCGGGGAAATCCCCATCACAGCTGAATATGTGAACGCCGGACAGCATGTGCGTCTGGGAGAGGTGACAGCCGAAGCACTCGGCGATAAAAACGCTGTCCTGATCCGCAATCATGCCCCTGTTTGTGTAGGGCGTGACCTCAAAGAGGCGCTCACCTGCTCGCTGGTAACTGAGAAGGCAGCCAAGTGCTATCTGGCGCTTAAGGGCGGTGTGGAGATCACCACTATTCCAGAGGATATGGTTAAGGCAGAACGTCACCGATTCCTTTACAGCTACGGTCACGAGCAGTAA
- a CDS encoding class II aldolase/adducin family protein, with translation MEYAKERKAIVDACRWLEANEMVIGTWGNVSMRLGEGKLLVTPSRVSFTDIYPEDLVVVNAEGCKVEGVWYPSSEVHIHRLIYERREDVNAIIQCYPTYASAMCASQQGIPPIFEEMSQLIGGGIPVTPEYINAGQHRRLAEAVIETIGQKNAILIRNHAPMCFGRDMTEALTCCKVTEKAAKSYLALKGGVDVAVIPDEMVAAERERYLNKYGHEGCEE, from the coding sequence ATGGAATACGCAAAAGAAAGAAAAGCCATTGTGGATGCCTGCCGATGGCTGGAAGCCAACGAAATGGTCATTGGCACCTGGGGCAATGTGAGCATGCGCCTGGGTGAAGGAAAGCTGCTGGTTACCCCGAGCCGGGTGTCTTTTACGGATATTTACCCCGAGGATCTGGTGGTGGTAAACGCCGAGGGCTGTAAGGTAGAGGGTGTCTGGTATCCGAGCTCCGAGGTCCATATTCACCGTCTGATTTACGAAAGACGTGAAGACGTCAATGCCATTATTCAATGCTACCCCACCTACGCCTCAGCCATGTGCGCTTCTCAGCAGGGGATTCCCCCAATTTTTGAGGAAATGAGCCAGCTCATCGGCGGCGGTATTCCAGTAACACCTGAATACATTAATGCCGGGCAGCACCGGCGGCTGGCCGAGGCTGTTATTGAAACCATTGGTCAGAAGAATGCAATCCTTATCCGGAATCATGCGCCCATGTGCTTTGGCCGCGATATGACCGAGGCCCTCACCTGCTGTAAGGTCACCGAGAAGGCCGCTAAATCTTATCTGGCACTCAAGGGCGGTGTGGACGTGGCCGTAATCCCTGACGAGATGGTCGCAGCCGAACGCGAGCGCTACCTGAATAAGTATGGGCATGAGGGATGTGAAGAATAA